One genomic segment of Hemibagrus wyckioides isolate EC202008001 linkage group LG08, SWU_Hwy_1.0, whole genome shotgun sequence includes these proteins:
- the LOC131357981 gene encoding serine/threonine-protein kinase pim-1-like, with product MKKVSKPLPCDNVLELIEWFEMSDCYILVLERPSPCMDLQQFLKHHDGRLSEALAQKIMSQVVKAACHCCQAGVFHGDIKAENLLINPDTLDVKLIDFGCGALLSDTPYTEYEGTWSISPPEWVCDGEYFGYPATIWSLGVLLFYLVCGHMPFHNEDDIFYRKMYFAPGVSEGEEM from the exons ATGAAAAAGGTCTCCAAGCCGCTTCCTTGTGACAATGTGCTGGAGTTGATTGAATGGTTCGAGATGTCCGATTGCTACATCTTGGTCCTGGAGCGACCCAGCCCATGCATGGACCTCCAGCAGTTCCTTAAACATCACGACGGCAGATTGTCAGAAGCACTGGCTCAGAAAATCATGAGCCAGGTGGTTAAAGCCGCTTGTCACTGTTGTCAAGCCGGTGTTTTCCATGGTGACATCAAGGCGGAGAACCTTCTCATCAACCCTGACACGCTGGATGTGAAGTTAATCGACTTTGGCTGTGGAGCTCTGCTCTCTGACACGCCCTACACAGAATATGAAG GAACTTGGAGTATCTCTCCACCTGAGTGGGTGTGCGATGGAGAGTATTTCGGATATCCTGCCACCATTTGGAGTCTGGGAGTTCTCCTTTTTTACCTGGTCTGCGGACACATGCCCTTCCATAATGAGGATGACATCTTTTACAGGAAGATGTACTTCGCTCCCGGCGTGTCTGAAGGTGAGGAAATGTAG
- the LOC131357484 gene encoding uncharacterized protein LOC131357484 isoform X2 codes for MHSSNHIIKFADDTTVVGLISKNDESAYREEVQHLTAWCKVNNLSLNVDKTKEMVVDFRRAKSEHSPLNIDGSIVEIVKSTKFLGVHLAEDLTWSLNTSSITRKAQQRLYFLRRLRKAHLLPPILTTFYRGTIESILNSCIRRHLLHSLHPQS; via the coding sequence atgcacagctctaatcatatcatcaagttcgccgatgacacgaccgtggtgggtctcatcagcaagaacgacgagtcagcatatagagaggaggtgcaacatctaacagcctggtgtaaagtcaataacctgtctctgaacgtcgacaagactaaagagatggttgttgacttcaggagagcaaagagtgaacattctccactgaacattgatgggtccatcgtggagatcgtcaagagcaccaaattccttggtgtccacctggcagaggacctcacctggtcactcaacaccagctccatcaccaggaaagcccagcagcgtctctatttcctgcgaaggctgaggaaggctcatctcctacctcccatcctgaccaccttctacagagggaccatcgagagcatccttaACAGCTGCATCcgcagacatttactccactcgctgcatccgcaaagctaa
- the LOC131357484 gene encoding uncharacterized protein LOC131357484 isoform X1 → MWQGIQSITNYRPAPPACDSDASLPDVLNSFYARFEAQNDVTARKTSPSSEDQVLCLTTADVRKTLHRVNPRKAAGPDNNSGRVLRECAEQLVDVFTDIFNISPSSAVVPTCLKSTTIIPVPKKSPVSCLNDYRPVALTPINMKCFERLVMRHIKNLLPPSLDPMQFAYRPNRSTDDAITTTLHLALTHLDNKYTYLRMLFIDFSSAFNTIIPQHLI, encoded by the coding sequence atgtggcaaggcatccagtccatcaccaactacaggccagctccacctgcctgtgacagtgatgcctcccttccagatgtgctgaacagcttctacgctcggttcGAGGCACAAAATGAcgtgacagcgaggaagaccagcCCTTCttcagaggaccaggtgctctgtctcaccacggctgatgtgaggaaaactctacacagagttaacccacggaaagctgctggaccagacaacaattctggcagagtgctcagggaatgtgcagaacagctagtagACGTCTTCacggacatcttcaacatctccccgAGCAGCGCCGTCGTCCCAACGTGCCTAAAGTCAACCACTATCATCCCCGTGCCGaaaaagtctccagtgtcctgtctcaatgactaccgtcccgttgcactcacacccatcaacatgaagtgcttcgagaggctcgtcatgagacacattaagaacctgctgcccCCGTcacttgaccccatgcagtttgcgtatcgtccaaatcgatccacagacgatgccatcaccacaaccctccatctggccctcacacacctggacaataaatacacttacctacgaatgctgttcattgacttcagttcagcattcaatacgatcattcctcagcacctgatctag
- the LOC131357982 gene encoding serine/threonine-protein kinase pim-1-like gives MLQVGEAAGYCQSHKVFHRDIKAENLLFNSDTLDIKLIDFGCGDLWQDTPYVEYAGTPDFWPPEWIQQQQYYADHATIWSLGILLYSLVCGEMPFSNEEEIVAGSLNFIPGLSEACRHLINWCLEQDPTKRPSLKQISKHGWFTEALQVSQAVEFEASVHVSRGQELSMLASYPNLSDL, from the exons atGCTGCAGGTGGGCGAGGCTGCCGGCTACTGCCAAAGTCACAAGGTTTTCCACCGTGACATCAAGGCGGAAAACCTTCTGTTCAACTCCGACACCCTGGACATAAAATTGATCGATTTTGGCTGTGGTGATTTGTGGCAGGACACGCCCTACGTGGAATATGCAG GAACCCCAGATTTTTGGCCTCCAGAATGGATCCAGCAACAACAGTACTACGCCGACCATGCTACCATCTGGAGTCTGGGCATTCTCCTATACAGCTTAGTCTGTGGAGAAATGCCCTTCAGTAATGAGGAGGAAATTGTTGCTGGGTCCCTCAATTTCATACCTGGCCTGTCTGAAG CCTGCCGCCATCTGATCAACTGGTGCTTAGAGCAAGATCCCACCAAAAGACCAAGCCTTAAGCAGATCAGTAAACATGGGTGGTTCACAGAAGCCCTTCAGGTTAGCCAG GCTGTAGAATTTGAGGCTTCTGTCCATGTCAGTAGAGGACAGGAACTGAGCATGCTCGCCAGTTACCCAAACCTGAGTGATCTATAG